A portion of the Halodesulfovibrio sp. MK-HDV genome contains these proteins:
- the gluQRS gene encoding tRNA glutamyl-Q(34) synthetase GluQRS, which yields MSSTSNLAKIAEEICPAGLAAHSAVKGRFAPSPTGYMHLGNAWSFLVCWLAARKENGKLILRIEDIDPDRSKPEFVNGLIEDLHWLGLDWDEGADIGGENAPYTQSESTSLYEHVIDALQKDGLVYPCFCTRKELRSLASAPHKGDYGSAYPELCLHLSDDDRREREATGRKSSMRLHCEKDEIHFTDVLHGNCCMSWRECGGDFPLRRSDGVFAYQLAVVVDDIRQGVTQVVRGEDILHCTPRQVYLYELFGCTPPEYIHLPLVVDHGGERLAKRHGHFELRKMREAGISAEAVIGYIAYLGGIIPTCRCVSARELLQDFSIGLINSKELKLGEEVIARLKELSGAC from the coding sequence ATGAGTTCTACAAGTAATCTTGCGAAAATCGCTGAAGAAATATGCCCAGCTGGCTTGGCGGCGCACAGTGCTGTTAAGGGGCGCTTTGCTCCATCACCAACAGGATACATGCATCTTGGTAATGCTTGGTCTTTTCTTGTGTGCTGGCTTGCTGCCCGAAAAGAGAACGGCAAACTTATCCTTCGTATAGAAGATATTGATCCAGATCGATCAAAGCCTGAATTTGTGAATGGCTTAATTGAGGATCTGCATTGGCTTGGCTTGGATTGGGATGAAGGGGCAGATATTGGCGGAGAGAACGCACCATATACGCAAAGCGAATCGACATCATTATATGAGCACGTGATTGATGCGCTTCAGAAGGATGGTCTTGTCTACCCATGTTTCTGTACACGCAAAGAATTGCGGTCGTTAGCGTCTGCTCCGCATAAAGGTGACTATGGGAGTGCCTATCCTGAGCTTTGCCTGCATCTTTCGGATGATGATCGAAGAGAGCGGGAGGCCACAGGTCGTAAAAGCTCCATGCGATTGCATTGCGAAAAAGATGAGATACACTTCACAGATGTTTTGCATGGCAATTGCTGCATGAGTTGGCGCGAATGCGGCGGAGACTTTCCCCTTAGGCGATCCGACGGTGTTTTTGCTTACCAGCTTGCCGTTGTCGTTGATGACATCAGGCAGGGGGTTACGCAGGTGGTGCGCGGGGAAGATATTTTGCACTGCACACCGCGTCAGGTTTACCTGTATGAACTATTCGGGTGCACGCCTCCAGAGTATATTCATTTGCCACTTGTGGTAGATCATGGTGGGGAGCGTTTAGCAAAACGACACGGACATTTTGAATTACGAAAGATGCGAGAGGCCGGAATTTCTGCAGAAGCAGTGATTGGTTATATCGCGTACCTTGGTGGAATTATCCCGACATGTAGATGTGTTTCAGCTCGTGAGCTGCTGCAAGACTTTTCTATAGGTTTGATCAATAGCAAAGAGCTGAAGCTTGGAGAAGAAGTAATAGCGCGGCTTAAAGAGCTTTCTGGTGCTTGCTGA
- the ettA gene encoding energy-dependent translational throttle protein EttA: MSQNEPDKIIYSMVRVTKRHGQKEVLKNISLSYFYGAKIGVLGLNGSGKSSLLKVLAGVDTTFEGETHVSPGYTVGYLEQEPLVDETRTVREVVEEGVGDVMTIINEFNDINAKFAEPMEPDEMDALIERQAQVQEQMDAKGAWDIDSRLQMAMDALRCPPADTPVNVISGGEKRRVALCRLLLQSPDILLLDEPTNHLDAESVAWLERFLQNFPGTVIAVTHDRYFLDNVAGWILELDRGRGIPWKGNYSSWLDQKQNRLGQEEKKESERRKTLQRELEWIRMSPKGRHSKSKARISAYESLVSHESEAHGKDLEIYIPPGPRLGKQVIEMKDVTKSLGDKLLVDGMNCIIPAGAIVGIIGPNGAGKSTTFKMLLGEEKPDAGEVVIGETVQFAHVDQGRGSLEAGKTVYEVISGGYETVKLGTQEVNARAYCSRFGITGSDQQKNVDVLSGGERNRVHLAQILKSGANVILLDEPTNDLDVNTMRALEEALENFAGSVLVISHDRWFLDRLATHILAFEGDSQVVFFDGNYSEYEADRKKRLGKEADQPHRIKYRKLTR, encoded by the coding sequence ATGAGTCAGAACGAGCCGGATAAGATTATTTATTCAATGGTTCGCGTGACAAAGCGTCACGGCCAGAAAGAGGTTCTTAAGAACATTTCTCTTTCATATTTTTATGGTGCAAAAATTGGTGTGCTGGGTCTTAACGGCTCCGGTAAATCTTCTCTTCTTAAAGTTCTTGCTGGTGTAGACACTACATTTGAAGGTGAAACTCACGTTTCTCCTGGTTATACTGTAGGCTACCTTGAGCAGGAACCTCTTGTAGACGAAACACGTACTGTACGTGAAGTAGTAGAAGAAGGTGTTGGCGACGTTATGACTATTATTAACGAGTTCAACGACATCAACGCTAAGTTTGCAGAACCGATGGAACCTGACGAAATGGATGCTCTCATTGAGAGACAGGCTCAGGTTCAGGAGCAGATGGACGCGAAGGGCGCTTGGGATATCGATTCCCGCCTGCAGATGGCAATGGACGCTTTGCGTTGCCCACCTGCTGATACTCCAGTGAATGTAATCTCCGGTGGTGAAAAACGTCGTGTAGCATTGTGTCGTCTCTTGTTACAGAGCCCAGACATTCTGCTTCTTGACGAACCGACTAACCACCTTGATGCAGAATCTGTTGCATGGCTTGAACGCTTCCTGCAGAATTTCCCGGGCACTGTTATCGCGGTAACTCATGACCGTTACTTCCTCGATAATGTTGCAGGTTGGATTCTGGAACTTGACCGTGGTCGCGGTATCCCTTGGAAGGGTAATTACTCAAGCTGGCTCGATCAGAAGCAGAACCGCCTTGGTCAGGAAGAGAAGAAAGAATCTGAGCGTCGTAAAACCCTGCAGCGAGAACTTGAATGGATTCGCATGTCTCCAAAGGGACGTCATTCCAAATCAAAAGCTCGTATCAGTGCTTATGAATCTCTTGTTTCTCATGAGTCTGAAGCTCATGGTAAAGATCTTGAGATCTACATTCCACCGGGACCACGTCTTGGCAAACAGGTTATCGAGATGAAAGACGTTACGAAGTCTCTCGGTGACAAGTTGCTTGTAGATGGAATGAATTGCATTATTCCAGCTGGTGCTATTGTTGGTATTATTGGTCCTAACGGTGCTGGTAAATCAACCACCTTCAAAATGCTTCTTGGTGAAGAAAAACCAGATGCAGGTGAAGTTGTAATCGGCGAAACTGTTCAGTTTGCTCATGTAGATCAGGGTCGTGGCTCTCTTGAAGCTGGTAAAACAGTATATGAAGTCATTTCTGGTGGCTACGAAACTGTAAAGCTTGGAACACAGGAAGTTAATGCGAGAGCATACTGCTCCCGTTTTGGCATCACTGGTTCTGACCAGCAGAAGAATGTTGATGTTCTTTCTGGTGGTGAACGAAACCGTGTACACCTTGCACAGATTCTTAAATCTGGTGCAAACGTAATCCTGCTTGATGAACCTACTAACGATCTTGACGTAAACACCATGCGTGCGCTTGAAGAAGCTCTTGAGAACTTCGCTGGCTCCGTATTGGTTATTTCGCATGATCGTTGGTTCCTCGATCGTCTTGCAACCCACATCCTTGCTTTTGAAGGCGACTCTCAGGTTGTCTTCTTTGACGGTAACTATTCTGAATACGAAGCTGACCGTAAGAAACGTCTCGGTAAAGAGGCTGATCAGCCTCATCGTATTAAGTATCGTAAACTTACCCGTTAG
- a CDS encoding hydrogenase small subunit, whose protein sequence is MKISVGLGKEDVVERLEKKGVSRRQFIKYCTAAAVSLGMAPAFGVQIAEALTSKLRPSVVYLHCAECTGCTEALLRAHEPYIQEILFDTISLDYDETIMAAAGEAAEKALDQAVANPNGFILAVEGGIPTKDGGVYGKVAGHTMLDIVTKIAPKAKALINHGTCACYGGIQAAAPNPTGAKGVNEVLKDQKIVGINVPGCPPNPYNFVHTILYYLTEHKAPELDDLQRPVPFFGATVHDQCPRLPHFDAGEFAPSFNSEEARKGWCLYELGCKGPDTYNNCPTIKFNQVNWPVEAGHPCIGCSEPDFWDEMTPFYEN, encoded by the coding sequence ATGAAAATTTCTGTAGGTCTCGGCAAAGAAGATGTCGTCGAACGACTAGAAAAAAAAGGGGTCTCCCGCCGTCAGTTCATCAAGTACTGTACTGCTGCTGCGGTATCCCTTGGAATGGCCCCAGCGTTCGGTGTCCAAATTGCCGAAGCTCTCACCTCTAAACTCCGTCCTTCCGTTGTGTATTTGCATTGCGCAGAATGCACAGGCTGCACCGAAGCCCTGCTTCGTGCGCATGAACCGTACATTCAAGAAATTCTCTTTGACACAATTTCACTGGATTATGATGAAACGATTATGGCCGCTGCGGGCGAAGCTGCTGAAAAAGCACTCGACCAAGCTGTAGCCAATCCTAATGGATTCATCCTCGCCGTTGAAGGCGGTATCCCAACTAAAGACGGCGGCGTGTACGGTAAAGTAGCCGGACATACCATGCTGGACATTGTAACGAAAATTGCTCCTAAAGCTAAAGCTCTTATCAACCACGGCACATGTGCTTGCTACGGTGGTATTCAGGCTGCTGCTCCTAACCCAACAGGCGCAAAAGGCGTTAACGAAGTTCTTAAAGATCAAAAGATCGTGGGAATCAATGTTCCGGGTTGTCCTCCTAACCCGTACAACTTTGTACACACCATTTTATACTATCTCACAGAACACAAAGCACCAGAACTGGATGATCTGCAAAGACCTGTCCCATTCTTCGGGGCAACCGTTCACGATCAGTGCCCACGTTTACCGCATTTTGATGCTGGAGAGTTTGCTCCTTCCTTCAATTCCGAGGAAGCTCGCAAGGGTTGGTGCCTGTACGAATTAGGATGTAAGGGACCAGACACTTATAACAACTGTCCTACTATCAAATTCAATCAGGTCAACTGGCCAGTTGAGGCTGGACACCCTTGCATTGGCTGCTCTGAACCTGACTTCTGGGACGAAATGACCCCGTTCTATGAAAACTAG
- a CDS encoding nickel-dependent hydrogenase large subunit, with translation MKSNSSGFPITPQGNKSGRVVVDPVSRIEGHLRIEVELKDGKIANAWSSSTLFRGLEIILKGRKPEDAQHFTQRSCGVCTYVHGLASTRAAEDACKVTIPENATLIRNLVMGCQYMHDHLVHFYHLCGLDWIDVAGALQADPKKAAALANSISPRKTKAEDLKAVQATLKKFIDSGQLGPFTNAYFLNGHEGYYLSPELNLIGTAHYLEALKIQLLPARAMAIFGGKNPHPQFMQVGGVTCYKSLEKEKIKQFRDLLMQTKNFIDQVYIPDLIAIAGQYKDWTQYGGCQNFLTFGEFPTKGQELDTRYFPAGIVMGRKFGEVKDFDPGKIAEHVRYSWYKGDKALHPYQGETDPKYTDMFGEDRYSWMKAPRYEDKAMETGPLAQVLVAYAKGHPKVKPLVDHVINTLGIKVENLYSTLGRIAARGIETAVVAEHCVDMLDQLEGNLAAGKNQIIEDIEMVDKAEGVGFVNAPRGGLSHWLKVGDKKIDNFQLVVPSTWNLGPRCANDLLSPVEEALVGTPVADASRPVEILRTVHSFDPCIACGVHVIDGDTNQVHKFKIR, from the coding sequence ATGAAAAGCAATTCCTCTGGATTCCCTATTACCCCACAGGGCAACAAGAGCGGCAGAGTTGTTGTTGACCCTGTCTCGCGTATCGAAGGTCACCTTCGTATCGAGGTAGAACTAAAAGATGGTAAAATTGCCAACGCATGGAGTTCTTCTACTCTATTCCGTGGGCTTGAAATAATCCTTAAAGGTCGTAAACCGGAAGATGCACAGCACTTTACCCAGCGCTCATGCGGCGTCTGTACCTACGTACATGGCCTTGCTTCCACCCGCGCAGCTGAAGATGCCTGCAAAGTAACTATTCCGGAAAACGCTACCCTTATCCGTAACCTAGTTATGGGTTGCCAGTACATGCACGATCATCTTGTGCATTTCTATCACCTCTGCGGATTGGATTGGATTGACGTAGCTGGTGCACTTCAAGCAGATCCTAAAAAAGCTGCTGCCCTCGCTAACTCGATCTCACCACGCAAAACTAAAGCTGAAGACCTCAAGGCTGTTCAAGCCACACTTAAGAAGTTTATAGATAGCGGCCAGCTTGGCCCATTCACAAACGCATACTTCTTAAATGGTCACGAAGGGTACTACTTGAGCCCAGAGCTCAACCTTATCGGCACAGCACATTACTTAGAAGCGCTTAAAATACAGCTTCTTCCTGCCCGTGCTATGGCTATCTTCGGTGGTAAGAACCCGCATCCACAGTTCATGCAGGTTGGCGGCGTTACTTGTTACAAATCTTTGGAAAAAGAAAAAATCAAACAGTTCCGCGATCTGCTCATGCAGACAAAAAACTTTATTGATCAAGTATACATCCCCGACCTCATCGCTATTGCAGGACAGTATAAAGACTGGACACAATACGGTGGTTGCCAAAACTTCCTCACCTTCGGCGAATTCCCGACAAAAGGTCAGGAACTGGATACACGCTACTTCCCTGCCGGCATTGTTATGGGTCGTAAGTTCGGTGAAGTTAAAGACTTCGACCCGGGTAAAATTGCTGAGCACGTACGTTACAGTTGGTACAAAGGCGATAAAGCATTACATCCTTACCAAGGTGAAACCGATCCTAAATACACCGATATGTTCGGTGAAGATCGTTACTCCTGGATGAAAGCTCCTCGCTACGAAGATAAAGCAATGGAAACAGGCCCTCTCGCACAGGTACTCGTTGCCTACGCTAAAGGTCATCCAAAAGTGAAGCCACTTGTGGACCACGTTATTAATACACTTGGTATTAAAGTTGAGAACCTCTACTCAACACTCGGCCGTATCGCAGCTCGCGGTATTGAAACAGCAGTTGTTGCCGAGCATTGCGTAGATATGTTGGATCAGCTTGAAGGTAACCTCGCAGCAGGCAAAAACCAGATCATCGAAGATATCGAAATGGTTGATAAAGCTGAAGGCGTTGGTTTTGTTAACGCTCCTCGTGGCGGCCTTTCACACTGGCTCAAAGTTGGCGATAAAAAAATCGACAACTTCCAACTTGTTGTACCTTCCACATGGAACCTCGGCCCTCGCTGTGCAAACGATCTGCTGTCACCAGTAGAAGAAGCACTCGTTGGCACTCCTGTGGCAGATGCTTCACGTCCTGTTGAAATACTCAGAACTGTACACTCCTTCGATCCATGTATTGCCTGTGGCGTGCACGTTATCGATGGCGATACAAACCAAGTTCATAAGTTCAAGATTAGATAA
- a CDS encoding 1-acyl-sn-glycerol-3-phosphate acyltransferase translates to MKNYPVMYSNTYTTPSDTKGFLSSRLPSLFFYPSMAKIAFCANREAKLGKSSDQAWVKASLYIIKALEKVGVSLSFENLSAFTELNTPCVFIGNHMSTLETFALPAIIQPHKPVTFVVKSSLLKYPFFGDLMASRNPIAVDRTNPREDLKKSTYRRV, encoded by the coding sequence ATGAAAAACTACCCTGTAATGTACAGCAACACATACACTACCCCGAGCGATACAAAAGGCTTTCTTTCCAGCCGCCTGCCTTCTCTTTTCTTTTACCCTTCAATGGCCAAAATAGCGTTCTGCGCCAATAGAGAAGCAAAATTAGGGAAATCGTCTGATCAGGCGTGGGTTAAAGCCAGTCTATATATTATCAAAGCACTAGAAAAAGTCGGAGTATCTCTTTCTTTTGAGAACCTCTCAGCCTTTACTGAACTTAACACTCCTTGTGTCTTCATTGGCAACCACATGAGCACACTCGAAACTTTCGCACTTCCGGCGATTATTCAGCCGCATAAGCCTGTCACTTTTGTTGTAAAAAGTTCCCTCCTGAAATACCCGTTCTTCGGAGACCTTATGGCTTCTAGAAACCCTATTGCGGTTGATAGAACGAATCCTCGTGAAGATTTAAAAAAAAGTACTTACCGAAGGGTGTGA
- the hysB gene encoding NiFeSe hydrogenase small subunit, with translation MSLNRRDFVKLCTGTVAGLGVSQMFNPAVCEAISGSLNGERPPVLWLQGAGCTGCSVSLLNSVNPHIKDVLLKVISLEYHPTVMAWEGEPAIEHMYKIADKYDGKFFLVVEGSIPTEADGKYCVIGEANHREITMVDAMKELGPKAAAVLAVGTCSAYGGIPAAAGSQTGAKGVREFFETEEIATPVVNIPGCPPHPDWIVGTVTVALDAIKKHGLADGLGEVVKILDDDGRPVPFFGENIHDNCPYLDDFDEDIMATKFTDVKGCRMELGCKGPDTNSDCYKRKWNNGINWCVQNAVCIGCVEPDFPDGKSPFYEPA, from the coding sequence ATGAGTCTCAATAGGCGTGATTTTGTTAAACTGTGCACAGGGACTGTGGCTGGACTTGGGGTTTCCCAAATGTTCAACCCAGCTGTATGTGAAGCGATTTCCGGTTCACTAAACGGCGAACGCCCTCCAGTTTTATGGTTACAGGGCGCAGGTTGTACGGGCTGTTCCGTATCTCTGCTGAACTCTGTTAACCCACACATTAAAGATGTTCTGCTCAAAGTTATCAGCCTCGAATACCATCCGACAGTGATGGCATGGGAAGGCGAGCCTGCAATCGAACACATGTACAAGATTGCAGACAAGTATGACGGTAAATTCTTCCTTGTTGTCGAAGGAAGTATTCCTACCGAAGCAGATGGTAAGTACTGTGTTATCGGCGAAGCCAATCACAGAGAAATTACCATGGTCGATGCAATGAAAGAACTCGGCCCTAAGGCAGCAGCTGTGCTTGCAGTAGGTACTTGTTCTGCATACGGCGGCATTCCTGCAGCAGCGGGTAGCCAGACCGGTGCTAAAGGCGTGCGCGAATTCTTCGAAACTGAAGAAATTGCAACTCCTGTTGTGAACATTCCTGGTTGTCCTCCGCATCCTGACTGGATCGTTGGAACAGTAACGGTTGCTCTTGACGCTATCAAAAAGCATGGTCTTGCTGATGGTCTTGGTGAAGTAGTTAAAATCCTCGATGATGACGGACGTCCAGTTCCATTCTTCGGCGAAAACATTCACGATAACTGTCCATACCTTGATGATTTTGATGAAGACATTATGGCAACTAAGTTTACTGACGTAAAAGGTTGTCGCATGGAACTCGGCTGTAAAGGTCCAGATACCAACTCTGACTGTTACAAACGTAAGTGGAACAACGGTATCAACTGGTGTGTACAGAACGCTGTATGTATCGGTTGCGTTGAACCAGACTTCCCTGACGGAAAGTCTCCGTTCTACGAGCCTGCTTAA
- a CDS encoding TetR/AcrR family transcriptional regulator, with amino-acid sequence MTMTKKEALLLAAKELFGEYGYAETTFKKISERAGVALGLLTHHYGNKEKLFLAAGLDVLDDFIIKLREACAQGDTGYDSVMNFCRTYLDYSVMPESHFLVLVRCSPYSDMKTQTDRDIMYEKFNQVPRELEYHVRRGIEDGSIRDLPAHETTSVLTCNLVGAIRTRLLTPYAPANLYDEVLKFISRSIQGD; translated from the coding sequence ATGACAATGACAAAAAAAGAGGCTCTGCTACTGGCTGCAAAAGAGCTCTTTGGTGAGTATGGTTACGCCGAGACTACGTTTAAAAAGATTTCTGAACGTGCCGGAGTGGCTCTTGGACTACTTACACACCACTATGGAAACAAAGAAAAATTGTTTCTTGCAGCTGGACTGGATGTTCTGGATGACTTCATTATCAAGCTGAGAGAAGCATGTGCGCAAGGTGATACCGGTTACGATTCTGTTATGAATTTTTGTCGTACCTATCTCGATTACTCCGTAATGCCGGAATCGCACTTCCTTGTTCTCGTACGCTGCTCTCCTTACTCAGACATGAAAACTCAGACAGATCGCGACATTATGTACGAGAAATTTAATCAAGTACCACGCGAACTGGAGTATCATGTACGAAGAGGCATTGAAGATGGCTCCATCAGAGACTTACCTGCTCACGAAACCACTTCAGTCCTCACCTGTAACTTGGTTGGTGCAATTCGAACCAGACTTTTGACACCATATGCGCCAGCCAACCTCTACGATGAAGTTCTCAAATTTATTTCACGCAGTATTCAGGGCGACTAG
- the hysA gene encoding NiFeSe hydrogenase large subunit HysA: protein MSGCKRNGAAASGKTAHIAIDPVTRIEGHLKADVTVENGKVVDAKLSGGMYRGFEQILRGRDPRDSSQIVQRICGVCPTAHATASIMAQDAAFGVKVTNNARVTRNLVLGANYLQSHILHFYHLAAQDFVQGPDSAPFVPRYQKSDLLEDRNKDLKAVNAAAVDQYIEALDVRAVCHEMVAIWGGKMPHVQGLVAGGATEMPTKDRILEYAVRFKKVRDFVNNKYLPTVYTVGSVYPDMFKVGQGHKACIAYGVFPLDNAYSKFMMKSGVYYDGKDHKFDASKIHEDVKYSWFEDSTTGLHYSEGETVPAPHKDGAYSFIKAPRYDGVACEVGPLARMWVENPPLSPVGQKMLKEKFGMDAKRFRDLGEDAAFSLMGRHVARAEETWYMLDFIDSWLKEVKPDEETFTAFEIPETGEGTGFTEAPRGALLHYLNVKDSKIDNYQIVSATLWNCNPRDDKGVRGPVEEALIGIPVPDIDNPVNVARLIRAFDP from the coding sequence ATGTCTGGTTGCAAAAGAAATGGAGCAGCAGCCAGCGGTAAAACAGCTCACATCGCAATCGATCCGGTAACCCGAATCGAAGGCCATTTGAAAGCTGATGTTACCGTTGAAAACGGCAAAGTTGTGGACGCAAAGCTTTCCGGCGGTATGTACCGCGGATTCGAACAGATCCTTCGTGGTCGCGACCCTCGCGATTCTTCTCAGATCGTTCAGCGCATCTGTGGTGTATGTCCTACAGCACACGCAACTGCTTCTATTATGGCTCAGGACGCAGCATTTGGCGTAAAAGTCACCAACAATGCTCGCGTTACCCGTAACCTCGTACTCGGTGCTAACTACCTGCAGTCTCATATTCTGCATTTCTACCACTTAGCAGCACAGGACTTTGTTCAAGGTCCTGATAGCGCACCGTTTGTACCTCGTTACCAGAAATCCGACCTGCTCGAAGACCGCAACAAAGATCTCAAAGCTGTTAACGCAGCTGCTGTTGATCAGTACATCGAAGCACTCGACGTACGTGCAGTCTGTCACGAAATGGTTGCTATCTGGGGCGGTAAAATGCCTCACGTTCAAGGTCTCGTAGCTGGTGGCGCAACTGAAATGCCTACCAAAGATCGCATTCTTGAGTACGCTGTACGTTTCAAGAAAGTTCGTGACTTTGTTAACAACAAATACCTTCCAACGGTTTACACTGTTGGTTCTGTATACCCTGATATGTTCAAAGTTGGACAGGGACATAAAGCATGTATCGCATACGGTGTATTCCCGCTTGATAATGCTTACTCCAAGTTCATGATGAAATCCGGCGTATACTATGATGGTAAAGATCATAAGTTTGATGCTTCCAAAATTCATGAAGATGTAAAATACTCATGGTTTGAAGACTCCACTACTGGTCTGCACTACTCTGAAGGCGAAACTGTTCCTGCTCCTCATAAAGATGGCGCATACAGTTTTATTAAAGCTCCTCGTTACGACGGTGTTGCTTGTGAAGTTGGTCCTCTCGCACGTATGTGGGTTGAGAACCCTCCACTTTCACCTGTTGGTCAGAAAATGCTGAAAGAAAAATTCGGCATGGACGCAAAACGCTTCCGTGACCTCGGTGAAGATGCAGCATTCTCCCTTATGGGTCGTCACGTAGCGCGTGCTGAAGAAACTTGGTACATGCTTGATTTCATTGACTCTTGGCTCAAAGAAGTTAAGCCTGACGAAGAAACCTTCACAGCCTTCGAAATCCCTGAAACTGGAGAAGGTACTGGCTTTACAGAAGCACCTCGCGGCGCTCTGCTCCATTACCTCAATGTTAAAGACAGCAAAATCGACAACTACCAGATTGTTTCTGCAACTCTCTGGAACTGTAACCCTCGCGATGACAAGGGTGTACGTGGTCCTGTTGAAGAAGCTCTCATCGGCATTCCTGTGCCGGACATTGACAATCCAGTAAACGTGGCGCGTCTCATTCGTGCCTTTGATCCATGA
- the hysD gene encoding NiFeSe hydrogenase maturation protease, translated as MKKLLVLGIGNTLLTDDGVGVHAAEILWQEEWPENVTVMEAGTFTQDIYAFFEGYDRLLVLDVIHAEHDPGTIYELTEDDIRSNEKQRVSIHDIDMLDSLRMCEMRCGSRPKMEIIGMQPYDITTWNIGLSDACKPKFDNFVAHARKRINEIIVEMN; from the coding sequence ATGAAAAAACTTTTAGTTTTAGGTATTGGCAACACACTTTTAACAGACGACGGCGTTGGCGTTCATGCTGCTGAAATTCTTTGGCAAGAAGAATGGCCGGAAAACGTTACTGTTATGGAAGCGGGAACCTTTACTCAAGATATTTACGCTTTTTTTGAAGGCTACGACAGACTGCTTGTTCTTGATGTTATCCATGCAGAGCATGATCCCGGTACCATTTACGAACTAACTGAAGACGATATTCGTTCTAACGAAAAACAACGTGTTTCAATCCACGATATTGATATGCTTGATTCATTGCGCATGTGCGAAATGCGCTGCGGCTCTCGTCCTAAAATGGAAATTATCGGCATGCAGCCCTACGACATCACAACTTGGAACATTGGTCTCTCCGATGCTTGCAAGCCTAAATTTGACAACTTCGTAGCTCATGCCCGAAAACGCATTAACGAGATTATTGTTGAAATGAACTAG
- a CDS encoding pancreas/duodenum homeobox protein 1, translating to MQLDTVFSKEKLEELFPASKTDEFFDALYGEAESGAYDIELAFVKATDSMLEFAFNLNQRKGACLACNLTYGLPQVFMRHPIINVKGLVDKIASIAGKNEVTFEIGRTQEESNARHIIPLVITAA from the coding sequence ATGCAGTTGGATACCGTATTTTCTAAAGAAAAGCTGGAAGAATTGTTTCCGGCATCTAAAACTGATGAATTCTTCGATGCGTTATACGGAGAAGCAGAAAGTGGTGCTTACGATATTGAGCTTGCCTTTGTGAAAGCAACAGACTCAATGCTTGAATTCGCTTTTAATTTAAATCAGCGCAAAGGTGCGTGTCTTGCCTGTAATTTGACCTATGGTCTTCCTCAGGTATTTATGCGCCACCCTATTATTAATGTTAAGGGGTTAGTGGACAAGATCGCATCTATTGCTGGAAAAAATGAAGTGACTTTTGAGATTGGCAGAACTCAAGAAGAATCTAACGCGCGTCACATTATTCCGTTAGTGATAACCGCTGCATAG